The segment ATAGATGAAAAGGGGCAAGAAAGAGCAAGATTCTTAGAATGTTTTGATTATTCTTATATTGATCCTTCGGATGTAGAATGGTATTCGATGATGCTTCTTGTTCTATTCCCTGATATTGAAAAAGAAATCTGTCAGAGGTTTATTGACTCTATTAATAAGGAAAACAAAGAGAAACGCTATTATCATCATCATGCTTCTTTTGTAGAAGCAAGGAAGCATTTTGAAGAACATCCTGAAGAGTACGAAGGTAAATCCTTGACTCAAATCTATGATATAACGAAGATTAAAGGGGCTGTTTCACATGATTTAGGACATTGGGTGAAAGGTCATCCTTTGCGGAATGTGAGTGAATATGCCTGGTATAACGATAACTACTGGATTGATCTTTTCCCGAAGCTTGCAACAAGAGTTTTACGTAATGTGAAATTTACTGGTGATATAGAGTTCTTAAAGAAGAATTGGGAGACACTAAAGTTCGGCTTTGAACATTTGAAAACGCACGATCATGATGGGGATGGTATTCCTGAAGGTTATCCTGGAGAAGTGAAGAATACTTTTGATAATTTACCTCTTTTTGGTGTAGATGCTTACGATGCTACAATTTTTATGGCAGGATGTAAGGCTATGAGTATAATGGCCGGTATGATGAAGGATGAAGAGGCTAAAAAGAAATATGAAGAAAGTTTTGAGAAAGCTTTCACTCAATTTGAGAAATTGTGGAGAGAAAAGAAAAACAAGAAAGGTAAAAAACTTCAATATTATGTAACTTGTTATGACCCAAAAACAAAAAAGATAAATACGGATGTCTGGTTAAATCAATTAGATGCGATTTGGGCTTTACTTTCAATGGGAGAAGAATCTTTTATCCCCGAGGATAAAGTAAAGAAAATTCTTAAGACAATCTATGAGAATAATGAGACTTTAATGGGTTGGGCTATGTGTCGAACAGAGAATGGGGGTAAAGTGGAATCTGAACAGGGACAAGACGTTTATACAACTTCTAATTATGTTTTTGCTGAGCTTCTTGATTACTATGGGATGGTGAAGGAGAGTAAGGAAGTTTATAAGAAGATGGATAAAGTTATATTTGGTCATGGAAATTCTCTGATTTCTCCAGATAATATACGAGCTGAATTGGAAATAGAACATGGAGAGAAGACCCCAGGACCTCATTATATTGTGGCTGCTTACCCTCGTCCTGGCGCGATTTTAACACATATTGTTTTACAACATATAAAGGAGCTGAAAGAAAAGAAAAAGACTGAAAGAGTAGATTCTAAGGACTTACAAGCTTTTATTAGAGAGTTAATGAAATAGAAAAATTTGGGAGAAATTGAATGCACAAACGAGGTCCAAAAGAGGAACCTCGGGTGGTTTTCCCTTTTTTTGGAAAATCTAAAGAAATAGAAATTGGAAAAACTCTTCTCCATTATGCCCAAGAATTAAATATTCCAATAAATGCAGGATGCGGTGGTTTAGGGATTTGTAAGGAATGTAGAGTGAGAATAGAAAAAGGGGGAGAATCCTTAAGTAAAAAGACAAAGTTAGAAGAAGAGTTAGATGAGAAAGAGAGATTAGCTTGTCAGGCAATTGTTGAAAATAAAAAAAGCGATCTTTTTGTAGAGGTTCTTTTTCCTGGTTTTGTAGATAAAATTCTTACAGGAGGGAAAAGAAGAAAACTTCAAATAGATCCATTACCTAAAAGGAGAGGAAATAAAGTTTTTTTGGATGGAGAAGAAATTGGAAATTATCAGGATGGATTATTTGGGATAGCTGCAGATATTGGAACAACAACCGTTGTTTTACATTTAATAAATCTTGAGAAAGGAAATATTGTTTATACTTCTGCTTTTGAGAATCCGCAAAAGAAGATCGATGGGAACAATGTTATAAGTAGAATAAAATTCGATTCAGAATATCCTGGAAAACTTCAGTTTGTTCTTATCTCAAAGATAAATGAAGAGATAAATAGAATGCCAGTCAGGAAAGAAAGTATTTATGATTTTGTTGTTGTGGGGAATAGCACAATGAGAGATTTGTTTTTTGGCCTGCAGGTTCAAAGTCTTGGAGTTAGCCCTTATAAGTCTATTACAGAGAAAGAAGGGAAGAAAACTTCTATTAAAGT is part of the candidate division WOR-3 bacterium genome and harbors:
- a CDS encoding GH116 family glycosyl hydrolase, coding for MMPGIKIKDVFTISGSEITQIYEKNRMKVHFQGMSKTLLFPQTIALQGAPTCSIGISPYGLYNRLNDSGRLILLNQNAIQFGSAPFIRIDGEAWMLTSKDPELVEGPDDIPAMKNYYHPPLPEKNITISIATPSLEIVYKIGKIVVTRRFISPFLYKREHALMPIGVEEYEVRNTTDKEKEITLVLPRPSLVNLQEKELKPLDQDTVYICSTPVKGHIHEDFDTETIRGVVMGSKECEDRMVIACPKTKGVKIDTQPYFCLNRLKQDLLLNDDGTFYEKRPPKLNQDYGAAISLSFTLGPKEEKKMPFAVALDFPKQRFIDGKTFERRYVSSFKNEKTRPIELVKIGLDNYPLWFERTMTIQERIYNLIRKSPSYKNDNEGALRLARLIFNEFSFPLSNAACWVIDEKGQERARFLECFDYSYIDPSDVEWYSMMLLVLFPDIEKEICQRFIDSINKENKEKRYYHHHASFVEARKHFEEHPEEYEGKSLTQIYDITKIKGAVSHDLGHWVKGHPLRNVSEYAWYNDNYWIDLFPKLATRVLRNVKFTGDIEFLKKNWETLKFGFEHLKTHDHDGDGIPEGYPGEVKNTFDNLPLFGVDAYDATIFMAGCKAMSIMAGMMKDEEAKKKYEESFEKAFTQFEKLWREKKNKKGKKLQYYVTCYDPKTKKINTDVWLNQLDAIWALLSMGEESFIPEDKVKKILKTIYENNETLMGWAMCRTENGGKVESEQGQDVYTTSNYVFAELLDYYGMVKESKEVYKKMDKVIFGHGNSLISPDNIRAELEIEHGEKTPGPHYIVAAYPRPGAILTHIVLQHIKELKEKKKTERVDSKDLQAFIRELMK